A genomic stretch from Anaerolinea thermophila UNI-1 includes:
- a CDS encoding response regulator transcription factor — translation MEEANKKTVVVYIEDDLDLIDLVTRILTPRGFEVKGAHGGQKGLDLIFHDPPDLILLDLMMPGMDGWEVYQQLRANPSTKHIPVIVITAKAQDIDRVLGLHIAKVQDYICKPFRPQELLDSVDRVLREVKA, via the coding sequence ATGGAAGAAGCGAATAAAAAAACTGTGGTGGTGTATATTGAGGACGATCTGGATTTGATTGACCTCGTTACCCGCATCTTAACCCCCCGGGGATTTGAAGTGAAGGGGGCTCATGGGGGACAGAAAGGGTTAGATTTGATCTTCCATGACCCTCCAGATTTGATATTGCTGGATTTAATGATGCCTGGTATGGATGGTTGGGAAGTTTATCAGCAGTTGAGAGCCAATCCATCTACCAAACACATTCCGGTAATCGTGATTACTGCTAAGGCACAGGATATTGATCGCGTTCTCGGCTTGCATATTGCCAAAGTACAGGATTACATTTGCAAACCTTTCCGCCCTCAAGAGTTGCTGGATAGCGTTGACCGAGTCCTTCGTGAGGTGAAAGCCTAA